The Nitrospira sp. genome includes the window ACCTCTCCGATTCCTCCCGCCCTGCTGGAGGAAATCGAAACATTTGAGGCGGAAGCCCTTCGCACCATGGCGGGGGAAGTCTCGAACGATCTCTTCAAGCCGTTTCGGTTGCAGTACGGGATTTATGGGCAGCGTCAGCCTGGCGTGCAGATGGTCCGCATCAAAATTCCGTTCGGGGGGATCTCGGCGAATCAGCTCCGGCGAGTTGCTGAGCTGGCCGACCGCCATGCCACCGCCGTCGGGCATGTCACGACGCGCCAGGACATTCAGATGCACTTTGTCGAGTTGAAGGACGTGCCGACCATCATGCGCGGCCTGGCCGAGGTGGGGCTGACGACGCGTGAAGCGTGCGCCAATACGGTTCGTAACGTCACGGCTTGTCATTTGGCCGGGGTCTGCCAGGGGGAAGTCTTCGATGTGACGCCCTACGCGAAGACCATCGCCTATCATCTGTTGCGCAATCCGTTGAATCAAAGTCTGCCGAGAAAGTTCAAGATCGCGCTGTCCGGCTGCAAACAGGACTGCGCCCTGACGCCGATTCATGACGTCGGTTTGCTGGCCGCCAAACGTGCCGACGGGACGATCGGGTTTCGCATGGTCGCAGGCGGCGGCTTGGGGTCGGCTCCACGCATCGCCCAAGTGCTGCGAGAATTTACTCCGATGGAAGAATTGCTGCCAAGCATCGAAGCCGTCATTAAGGTGTTCGATACGCTCGGAAACCGTAAGAACCGCAACAAGGCCCGCATGAAATTCGTCATCGAAAAGCTGGGATTCGATGAATTTAAGCGGCGCTGGGAAGCTGCCTACGAATCGATGGGGTACGCCACACCATCGCATGAGCCGATCAAGCTGCTTACCTATGCGGACGAGCCTGTGCCGCTCATCATGCCGACGCGGAATGGATCCGGCCCCTCGTCGTCGAATGGGTCTGGTTCTGGCATCGGGCACGAAACGCCTTTTGAAATGTGGAAGCGGACGAATGTCGTCAAACAGAAGCAGCCCGGGTATGTCACGGCGGCGATCAAGCTGTTCATGGGCGATCTGACATCTGAGCAAATGCTTGGCGTGGCGGACCTCGCGGAGCGGTACGCCAACGGGAACATCCGGACCACCATCAATCAGAACATGGTGATTCGGTGGATCCCGGAATCGCAGATCGAATCGCTGCACGCGGATCTTGTCGCGCAGGGGCTGGCCGATCCGGGCGCCGAACTTGTCGAAGACATCATCGCTTGCCCCGGAACCGATACGTGCGGTCTGGGCATTACCTCATCCAAAGGGCTCGCGCGCGCATTGGGCGAAGTGTTCCCGGCCGGCCGGGTGCCCGAAGATCTCTCGGACGTCAGTATCAAGATTAGCGGCTGTCACAACTCCTGCGCCCAACACCACATCTCGACGATCGGGTTACATGGCGTCGGGAAGCGGTTGGGGGAGCACGTGGCGCCGCATTATGAGCTGCACCTCGGGGGGCAAGTAGATGGTACTCCGAAGATCGGGCAGATGACGGTCAAGCTGCCGGCGAAGTCTGTGCCGGCGGCCCTGTCGCATCTTGTCACCGTGTATAGGCGGGATCGCCTGCCAAAGGAAAATCTGTCCGCCTTCATCGCGCGTGCCGGGAAAAATAAACTCAAGGACGAGCTGATTCCCTACACCATCGTTCCCGCGTATAAGGACGATCCCACATTCTACTACGACTGGGAAGGAGAAGCAGAGTTCATCCTGGAGGATCTCGGTCCCGGCGAATGCGCCGGCGGTGCGCTGGAGATGATTGAGAACGGGATTCTTGAGGCAGACCAGGAGCTGTATCAGGCCAAGTTGCTGGTCGAGAACCACCAGTATTCCGTGTCGGTGAATAAGTCGTACCGTGCCGTGCTGGCGGCGGCCAAAGCGATGTTGGTCACGGAAGGGCTTGAGCCCTCGACCGACTCGGAAACATTCATTGAGTTCGATCGCCGGATCGCGCAGAAGGGCGTCATCCCTGCGCAGTATCGCGAGCTCAATAAGAAAGTAGGCGATCTCGGGCCGAAAGATACGACCGCGGAGTCGGCGCGTGACAAGATGGTCTTCGCGAAGGGGTTCGTCGATGCTTGCCGCGCGGCGACAGAGCAGATGGGGAAAGATTTGAAGCTTGCGCCGGCCCAAGAAACCGTAGCACCTGTGAAAGCAGCGGTTGCGGCGGCGCCGGTCGTGTCGGCCGCTCCTGCGTCAACCGGAGCGCCGGTGTACGATCTCCGCGGGGTCGCCTGTCCGCTGAATTATGTGAAGACGAAGCTCAAACTTGAAATGATGGACGCGGGCGAAAAGCTCGAAGTCTGGTTGGACGCCGGTGAGCCGATCAAGAATGTGCCGATGAGTTTGAAGAACGACGGGCATCTTCTGCTCCTCCAGGAAGCGCTGGAGCCGGAGGCCGCGCACTATCGCATTCTCGTGGAAAAAGTTGAAGGCTAAGGGAGTCAGAGCAAGGTATGTCTAGTGGTGGAAGTCCAGAGATGGTGGCGGAGCTGAAACGCGCGAGCGACGCGTTTGAATCTCAGCAGCCCCAAGATGTGTTGAAGGACACGATCAAGCGGTTCGCTCCAAAGATTGTCGTCGCCTGCAGTTTCGGTGCGGAAGATGTCGTGTTGGTCGATATGGTGCATCGCATCGATCCCACGATTCCGCTGTTCTACTTGGACACGGATTTTTTGTTTCCCGAAACCTATGCGACCCGTGATCGCATCATTCAGCAGTATGCGCTGCAGCCGACACAGGTCATTCAGGTGCAGTCGTTGCTGACCCCGGATCAGCAGGCGGCGCAGCATGGGGCGGCGCTCTGGTCGACGGAGCCGGATCGCTGCTGCCAGTTACGGAAGGTGGAACCGCTGACGCGTGTGTTGAAGGGGTATGAGGCCTGGATCACCGGAATCCGCCGGGATCAGTCGCCGACGAGAGCCAATGCGGGGTTGATCGAATGGGACAGCAAGTTCCAATTGGTCAAAGTGAATCCGCTGGCTCGCTGGACCTGGGCCGACGTGTGGACTTACATCAAGGTCTATGAGGTGCCCTACAACCCGCTGCATGATCAGAATTATCCGAGCATCGGGTGCACCCATTGCACTGCGCCGGTGGCGCCGGGAGAAGATCCGCGTGCCGGACGTTGGAAAACATTTACCAAGACCGAGTGTGGGCTCCACAAGACCTAATATGCTTATTCAAGATTTTATTGCAAAAATTGCCAAGGGGCCCAGAGCCTCCAAAGACCTGACGTGGGATGAATCCAAACAGGTCATGAAGCTCTTGATCGAAGGCCAGGCGACGCAGGCGCAGATCGGCGCCTTTCTCATGGCGATGCGATTCAAGATGGAATCGGTCTCGGAGCTGGCGGCCTTTACGGCGGCGGCGCGCGCCTATGTCGCTCCGCTGTCGATTCCCAAAGAGTTGGCCGTGGTGGATGTGCCGAGCTATGCCGGCAAGTCAGAGACCTTCCATGGCTTGATTGCCGGAGCGATCGTGGCGGCGTCCGCGGGCGCGGCGATCGTGATGCATGGGTATGACGGCATTCCCGGGCGTCCGGGTGCTGCGGGTGTTTTGAAGGCACTCGGGGTTCCGGTCGATCTCGACCCGAAGATGGCCGGCGAGGCAGTCACAAAAAAAGGATTCGTCTATCTCGATATCGGGATGTACCATCCGCCGCTCTATCGGTTCCTGGAGATGCGTCAGGAAATCGGGGTGCGCAACCTCTTTCATCCGATTGCCCGTTTACTGAATCCTTCGCGGGCAGCCGCGCAAGTGATCGGGTTATCGCATCCGCCTCATTTCGAAAAAACGGCAGAAGTGTTGCGGATGATGGGCTGTCCGCGGGCGCTGGTCATTCGGGGCGTCGAAGGCGATCCGGAGCTCTCCGTCACGGCGGCGACCCGGGTATTGGAGTTGCGGGATGAGCGGATCACTCCGTTAGGGATTTCGCCGAAGGATTTCGGATTGGCGCTGGGCACCTCTCGCGACATGGCCGGGTTCCCTCCGGGCCAGCAGGATAAGGAAGCGGAGCTGCTGCGACGAATTATTCAGAATCAGATTCCGGGCGGTCCGAAAGATTGGGTCTTGATGAATGCGGCGTTGCTGCTGTATGCCGCCGGCAAAGGGGCTACGTTACCGGCCTGTCTGCCGATGGCACGAGTCGCTCTTGAAAGCGGCGCAGCCGGACGCAAGCTGGATGAACTGGTGCAGGCGCCTCTTGCGGCGGGTAAGCGGGGATAACTAACAGGCTGTTCAGGAAGGCTGCCCAGCAAGGCCGCAGCCAGCGAAGAGGCGAGGCGTACTCTTGTGGTACGTGGAGTCTCTGAGCGCCGCGAGAACGCTGCTGGTGGACTTTATCAACAGCCTGCTAATGGAAAGGTCGTCGGTCGTGAACCATCTTCGTCAGTTGGAAGATCAAAGCGTCTACATTCTTCGCGAGGCCTACAAGAATTTCGACAATTTGGGCATGCTCTGGTCGATGGGCAAAGATTCGACGGTGCTGCTCTGGCTCGCCCGCAAGGCTTTCTTTGGGCAGGTGCCTTTCCCATTGCTCCACGTCGATACGAGTTACAAAATTCCCGCCATGATCGAATACCGCGATCGGATTGCGCGGGAATGGCGTTTGGATTTGGTGGTGGGGCAAAACAAAGAAGCCTTGGCGGCGGGCATGAATCATACAATGGGCCGTGTCGCCTGTTGTACCGCCCTCAAGACGAACGGGCTGAAGCAACTGATCGAGCAGAAGGGGTACACCGGTATTATTCTCGGTGTGCGGGCGGACGAAGAGGGGACGAGAGCGAAGGAACGGTATTTTTCGCCCCGCGATAAGCATGGCGACTGGGATTTCCGCGATCAGCCGCCCGAATTGTGGAATCAGTTCAAGACGACCTTCCCACCCGGCACCCATATTCGCATCCATCCGTTGCTGGATTGGACGGAGATCAATATCTGGGAGTACATCAAGTACGAAAATATTCCCTTCATGGATTTGTATCTCGACAAGGGCGAGGGCACTCGCTATCGGAGCCTCGGTTGCGCGCCCTGTACCACGCCCATCAAGTCGACCGCGAAGACGGTCGACGAGATCATCGACGAATTGCGTCACACGACGGTGGCCGAACGGGCCGGCCGCGCCCAGGATGAGGGGCGAGGCATGGAGCTGCTCCGAAAAGACGGGTACATGTAACGAGGATGATGAAAAAGGTCCCCAACTTCGTTCTCGGCTCATCGAAATCCTCAACGTACCGCAGAGGGTACGCTTCCGGTTTCGACTCGCCTCGGGCCTTGTTGGATGGCCTTTTTGATCATCCTCTATAAGAGAAGGTAACTATGGATAATCAAACACAGAAGCCCTCGGAGAGTTTGAATATCGTCATTGTCGGGCATGTCGATCACGGCAAGTCTACCTTGCTGGGACGGCTTTATGCCGACACCGGGTCATTGCCTGATGGCAAGCTCGAGAAGGTGCAGGCGATCTGCCGCCAGCAGGGCAAGGAGTTTGAGTATGCCTTCCTGTTCGATGCCTTCCTGGAAGAGCAAGAGCAAGGAATCACGATTGATACGGCGCGCACCTTCTTCATCTGGAAGGGGCGCCAGTACATCATCATCGATGCTCCGGGCCACAAGGAATTTCTCAAGAATATGATCTCGGGCGCTGCGCGCGCGGAGGCGGCGCTGCTGCTGATCGATGCGTTGGAGGGTGTGAAGGAGCAATCCAAGAAACATGGCTATCTGCTATCGCTGCTGGGTGTCCGGCAGTTCGCCGTGGTCGTCAATAAGATGGACTTGGTCGGGTATCGGCAGGATGTGTTCGACGGTATCGAGAAAGAGTATCGCGAGTTTCTTGGCCAGTTTAAGGCCGTGCCGGAATGCATTATTCCGGTGAGCGCCAAGCTCGGCGATAACATCGCGAATCGCAGTACCCACATGGCGTGGTACACCGGCCCGACGGTATTGGATCAGCTGAGTCGTTTCAAGAAGGAAGCGGCACGATCGGAACAGCCGCTGCGGTTCCCTGTCCAGGACGTATATAAATTCGATGCTCGCCGCATCGTCGCCGGTCGCATTACCGCCGGGAAGTTGAAAGTCGGCGATCACCTGGTGTTCTCCCCGTCGAACAAGCGGGCCAATATCCGGTCGGTCGAAGCCTTCAACATCGATCCGCCGCTGACGGAAGGCTATGCCGGTCAATCGATCGGCATTACGCTCGACGAGCAGATCTTCGTGGAGCGCGGAGAGATTGCCACGCATCAGGACCATCTGCCGTCTGTCTCGACGGCGTTTCGCGCCAATCTGTTTTGGCTGGGGAAGCGTCCGCTGGAGCGCGGCCGCAAATATCAGCTGCGGGTGGCCAATAAAGAAGTCGACTGCGAAGTGGCGACCATTCACCGGATTATCGACACGATGGATCTGGCGCAGCAACAGGGGAGCACGACGGTCAACAAGAATCAGGTGGCTGAACTGACATTGCGGACGAAGACGCCGGTCGCGTTCGATCTCTCGGCCTCGTTTGAAGCGACCGGACGGTTTGTCCTCGTCGATGAATATGATATCGCCGGCGGCGGCATCGTCACGGAACTGATTCACGATGATCAAGAGATTTTGCGGGAGGAAGCCCGGCGCAGAGATTTCGCCTGGGTCAAAGGCGAAGTCGGCGTCGAGGACCGTGCGCGGCAGTACGGGCATCGTGCCGCCATCGTTCTGTTTACCGGTGGGCGACATACGGGGAAGTCCCTGCTCGCCAGGCAGTTAGAGGGACGGCTCGTGGCTGACGGGCGGCATGCCTATCTGCTGGACGGAGAGAATCTTCGCCGCGGACTCGATGCAGATTTGACTGACGAGGAACGAGGGCAGACCGATGAAATGGCCAGGCGGTATGGTGAAGTCGCTCGGTTGCTCATCGATACCGGGTTGATCGTGGTCTCCACCACCAATCCATTCGGCATGCACTATAAAGAGGCTGTGCAGGCGATCCGGACGCTCGTCCATCCTGCCCCGGTGATCGCGGTCCACATGAGCAAGACCAGTGAAGAGCCGCCGCCGAATACGGACATTGTCTTGAGCGGACCGACGGATCTGGATAAAGCCTCCAAGCAAATTATGGACGAGCTTAAGAAACGGGGTGTACTGGCTCAGGCGATCGGGGCCAAGCCGACCTTTCAGTATTCGATTTAGTGCGCGAGGTCGAAAGAAAGAGGGTTCCGCAAAGTTCATTTTCTTACGGGACCCCCACCTTTCGCTTGGTTTGACTCCCCAGAAACCGCTGTGTTACCGTACCGCCCTGCATCGTTTAGCCTGTGGATAGAAAGACTTGTATGGCGGCTGACAAAGACCTCAAGACCATTCTTGGCAAACTGAAGTATTCCGATGATGCCAAGGTCGTCCAGCAAATTACCGAGCAGACCAAACAGGTCCATGCCCGCATGGCCGGCATCAAGTACAAGCTGGCGGTCATGAGCGGGAAGGGCGGCGTCGGGAAGAGCATGACCACGGTCAACTTGGCCTTGGCGTTTGCCCGGCAAGGTGCGAAAGTCGGATTGCTCGATGTCGATTTGAACGGGCCCTGCGTGCCGCGCATGCTCGGTCTGCATGGGCAATCATTGAAGATGACTCCGCAGGGGGCCATCCCTCCGGTTGGCCCGCTTGGCGTGAAAGTAGCGTCGATGGACTTCTTTCTCGACGATGCGTCGCCGGTTCGGTGGAAGGGGCCGATGGATGTGAGTCCGGTCTGGCTCGGCTTGATGGAAATGAATGTGATTCGGGAATTTCTCTCCGATGTGATATGGGGCGAGCTGGACTATCTGCTTGCCGATCTGCCTCCCGGGGCGGCAGCCGATAAGCCGCCGGTGATCGCCGGGTTTATCCCCGACCTGGCCGGAGCCATTGTCGTGACGACACCTTCCGAAGTGGCGTCGGATGTGGTGCAGAAATCGGTGACCTATGCGCGAGACATGGGCATCAAAGTCTTGGGCATCGTCGAAAATATGAGCGAGTATCGGTGTCCGTCCTGCGGTGAAGTCAATGAGTTGTTTGAAGGCAACACCGAAGCGATGTGCGAAGCGCTCGATCTTCCGCTCCTCGGGAGGGTTCCGTTTGATCGAAAAATCGCCCGGACATTCGATAAGGGCCAGCCGTTGCTCGACGAAACTTATCCGACCATTCAGCGGTACCAGGAAATAGCCGGGCGGATCCGCACGTTGCTCGATTACAAGAAGGTGTTGGCGGATAAGCTGTGATCCGAGAGATGCGAGAGGAGTTCCTATGAAATTTGTTTGTCTCAATTGCGAAACCTATATGAATTTCGAAAAAGTTGAAAAGCCCGGCGAGGGATCGCTGGGCGTCTTTTTCGGCTGCCCATCCTGCAACGCCAAGTTCTCGATGGTGACCAATCCCGGCGAAACGCAGATGGTCAGCTCCCTCGGAGTCAAATTAGGCGGTCGCACGGTGGCGGCTGAGCCATTTGAAATGACGCGGGGCACGCTCAAGGATGAGGCCCAGGCCGGAGCCGGGCAGATGGGCGCCTATCTGAACGAAAAGATCCAGGGCGGGCAGCCGGTGGCGGCGTCAGCGGCGACACCGGAAAAAGCCGGAGAAAAAGCGAGCGGCGGTTGTCCCTTCTCCGCGATGGTTGCGGAAATGGGCTTGACGGGCACCGGGAAGCCGGGCAATGGAACTGCTCCCGCATCCTCAGACTTCACATGGACGGCCGATGCCAAAGAAAAGCTCGATCGGCTGCCGGCTTTCGTGAAACCGATGGTGCAGAGCAGCGTCGAGGCCTATGCGCGGAAGAACGGATTCAAATCCATCACGTTGCAAGTCATGGATGATTCAAAGACCGACTCGCCGAATGGGATGACCTGGTCACGGGAAGCCGAGCAGCGGCTGGAGAACATCCCCGACTTCATTCGGCCCATGGCGAGAAAAGAGATTGAACGTGTGGCCAAAGAGCGCGGCCTGGTGACGATCACCGCGCAAGTCATGGACGAGACCAAAGACAAATTCATGAAGTTCATGTGAGTACGAACTTCATGCAGCGGGGTTCTCAAGGGCCCATCCGGCACCCCGGATGGGCCCTTCCTTTACCAGACTTGGTGCAGTCAGCGATTCGAGCGAATTCCGTCGCGATGTGGGCGCTATTCCTCTTTTTCATGGTCGCATTCCTCGGCTTAGACGGCGCACTCTTGTTTGCTCAGCATGGTGAGCCGGGTCATGAGGCGGCTGCCGTGGGTTCATCGGATCATGGGCACGATCATCACGCGCTCACTCTTTCACCGGACAGCTGGGAAGGATCGAAGGCCGGTATGGCCTATTCGGAGTTCAATCATCATCTCGCCGGACTCTTCGTGCTCCTGATCGGCTTTACTGAGATGGCGCAGGCGCTGCGGTCTTCCTCGCTTGGCTGGGCGAGAATGCTTCTGCCGGTGGCCTTGCTGGGAATGGCTGCCTTTCTGCTGATTTGGAGCGATCATCAGGCCTGGCCCATCGGACCGCTGAGTTTCGCCGAGACATTTTTCGGCAACGATCATGAAATTCTCCAGCATAAGACCTATGGCCTCCTTGCCCTGACCGTGGGCCTGATTGAACTGTATCGGCGTCTTGATCGGTTGTCCCACGTCAGCTGGATGATCCCGCTTCCGCTGTTTGCCATGATCGGCGGGATCATGTTGTTTGCCCATTCCCACGGTGCCCATCCCGCCGCCCAAAAGATTGCGATGCATCATGCCGTCATGGGCACACTGGCGGTGTCGGCCGGTTCCAGCAAGCTCGCTTCCGCGTGGAGAGGCGCCTTCATGGGATGGTCTCGCTCCCGTTGGGAGACGATCTGGGCTGGTCTCATCCTTCTCATTGGTCTCCAGCTTCTGGTTTACTCCGAATAGCCTGGGCCATTTCTGCGCGGTTCCCGATTGATTGACACCTTTCAAAGGCCTATGCTACGTCTACGACGGTGGGGCATACAGCCGTAAGCTGTGGCCTCGCATCAGTTGAGAGCTCCAAAGACACAGACGAGGGACACATGGGTGGACATAGCCATTGGGCGACGATCAAGCGGTATAAGGGCGCGCAGGACGTCAAGCGCGGAAAGGTTTTTACCAGAATCATCCGCGAAATCGCCATTGCCGCTCGCACCGGTGGTGACCCCGACAGCAATCCGCGCCTCCGCCTGTCGATCGCAAAGGCCAAAGAAGCCAACATGCCCGGCGACACGATTAAGAAAGCCATCCAGCGCGGAACGGGAGAACTTCCCGGCGTGGCGTATGAGGAATATGCGTTGGAAGGCTACGGGCCCGGTGGCACCGCGGTCTTGCTCGAAATCACCAGCGACAACCGCAACCGGACTGTGGCGGAGATCCGCAATCTTTTCACGAAAAATCATGGCAATATGGCGGAAGCCGGGGCGGTGGCCTGGCAGTTCCACAAGAAGGGCCTCCTGACGATCGACAAGGGGAAGGCCGACGAAGACCAGTTACTCACGCTGGCACTCGAAGCCGGCGCAGAGGATGTGAAGGTGGGCGACAAAACCTTCGAAGTGATCTGCGGCACCCACGAGTTCGAAGCCGTGAAAAAGGCTTTAGCGGATGCCAAGATCGAGACCACGCTCGCCGAAATCACCTTTATTCCCCAGAATACGATCCGCCTCGAAGAAAAAGCCGCCGAACAGATGCTCAAGTTGATGGAAGCCATGGACGAGCACGATGACGTCCAGAAGGTCCATGCCAATTTCGATATCTCTGAAGAAGTGATGGAGAAGGTGGCCGCCGCCGCGGCGGGATAAGTGCCGACTTGTCGAGCCGTTATCTGCCACCCGAGACGTGAGTCGCAATGATCGCCTTTCTAACGGGGCGGCTGGCTTTTAAGGCGCCGACCCACCTCACGTTGGATGTGCAGGGTGTGGGCTACGAAGTCCATATTCCGCTGAGCACCTATTACGCTCTGCCGAATCTCGACGAAGTCGCCGCGCTCAATATTCACACCCATTTGCGCGAAGACGCGATCCAGCTGTTCGGCTTTCTTTCACTGAGCGAGAAAGAAGCCTTCTTGTTGTTAACGACGGTTTCCGGTATTGGCCCGAAACTCGCGCTCGGGGTCTTGTCTGGGCTTCCACTCGCCGAGCTTGTCCGCGCCATTCAAACCGAGGATGTCGAGAAGCTGGCCACGATTCCGGGGATCGGGAAGAAGACGGCCGCGCGCATCGCCCTCGAACTTAAAGAGAAGATCGTGAAGATCCATTCCGGTCTGCCTTCCGCCACGATCGAGGAACCAGCGGTCCCGGCAGGTCCTTATGATGATGCACTGTCGGCTCTTGTCAATCTTGGCTATCGCCCTCAAGATGTCAAAGACGCCCTGAAGCGAGTCGCTAAGACGGTCGAGAGCCAGGCCGGTCTCAAGGAATTGATTCGAGAGGGCTTGAAAGAACTTGCGAGGGGGTGAACGATGGGTAACTCTATGCGCGTGCGAGCGATGGTTCAGTGCGGTGTCGTGGTGGGCTCTCTCTTCGGACTCCCGCTTGCCGGATGGGCGCAGGACGCCGGCGAGCAGAAGAGCATTCGCATGACCTGCGGAACCTGCCCCGATGGGTACGCGACCACCGGTACCACGCAGGCTCCGTCAGTCTGTAAAGATGGAGATCCGACGCTGGTCCAGTGCGTGCCGCTGGGGGCCAATATGCTTCCTGTGTGCGGCTCCTGTCCCGAGGGTTATTCGGAGATCGGCAGTTCGTCGGTCCCCTCCCGTTGCGGCAATAAGGATGGGGGACGGTTGTCGCAATGTCAGTTGCAGAAAATGGAACAGAATCTTCCCGATCCTAGCCAAGGCGTAAAGACCTGTCCTCCTTATTGCGGGAGCGCAGGGCAACCTGGCCAGGGAGCCTTGCCGCCAGTCCCGCGTTTTCAGCAGGCTCCGGACACCAAGTAGATTTGCAGAAACTCCTATGACTGAGCGGTTGCTTGCACAGCGGACCACCGACGATGACCGCAGCATGGAAACCGTGCTCCGGCCGCAGTCCTTCAACGACTACGTCGGGCAAGAGCGGATGAAAGAGTCGCTGCGAATTTGCATCGATGCGGCCCTGCAGCGGGGTGAGGCGCTCGACCACACCATTTTTTACGGACCCCCAGGCCTTGGGAAGACGACGATCGCGCACATCATCGCCAAGGAAATGGGAGCGTCGCTCCGTTCAACCTCCGGGCTTGTACTGACTCATGCCGGCGA containing:
- the ruvA gene encoding Holliday junction branch migration protein RuvA translates to MIAFLTGRLAFKAPTHLTLDVQGVGYEVHIPLSTYYALPNLDEVAALNIHTHLREDAIQLFGFLSLSEKEAFLLLTTVSGIGPKLALGVLSGLPLAELVRAIQTEDVEKLATIPGIGKKTAARIALELKEKIVKIHSGLPSATIEEPAVPAGPYDDALSALVNLGYRPQDVKDALKRVAKTVESQAGLKELIREGLKELARG